A genome region from Trichosurus vulpecula isolate mTriVul1 chromosome 5, mTriVul1.pri, whole genome shotgun sequence includes the following:
- the USP18 gene encoding ubl carboxyl-terminal hydrolase 18 isoform X5, translating into MPRELEERKRNVPCQLLLLLEKMQDSRLRAVRPVELVSCLQNYNVPLFVPHDAAQLFLTLWNLIQSQIRDSELSERLKTLYTFTIQESLVCLDCNVMSHRDSNMLMLSLPLFDMDSQPLKTLEDSLHCFFQPKKLSDKDKCFCEKCGKITCWQQTLKVGSLPPTLTLHLMRFSAKNFSRTQKVIHPLSFPQSLDFSQVLPAEQELWDSEGQQYRLFAVVAHMGTASYGHYCAYICNPDDGRWFCFNDSNVCWVRNLASYTRQHGKISKGLMGTIIYIGEKQPISWFTRRLRASWHLHDCQITPESFSTFKICCLLKKDSWRLCYL; encoded by the exons ATGCCTAGGGAACTGGAGGAGCGGAAGAGAAATGTCCCTTGCCAGCTTCTTCTGCTCTTGGAGAAGATGCAAGACAGCCGGTTGAGAGCAGTACGGCCTGTGGAGCTGGTATCCTGCCTGCAAAACTACAATGTTCCAT TGTTCGTTCCTCATGATGCtgcccaactcttcttgaccctctGGAACTTGATTCAGAGCCAAATTAGAGACTCAGAGCTG TCAGAGAGGCTGAAGACCTTGTATACTTTCACAATACAGGAGTCCCTGGTTTGTCTGGACTGCAATGTGATGAGTCACAGGGATAGCAACATGTTGatgctttctctccctctttttgatATGGACTCACAACCTCTGAAAACCCTG GAGGATTCCCTACATtgttttttccagcccaagaagtTGTCAGACAAAGACAAGTGTTTCTGTGAAAAATGTGGGAAGATAACCTGTTGGCAACAG ACCCTAAAGGTAGGCAGCTTGCCCCCAACGCTGACATTACACCTTATGCGGTTCTCCGCCAAGAATTTCTCAAGGACTCAGAAGGTCATCCACCCGTTAAGTTTTCCCCAAAGCCTGGATTTCAGTCAGGTCCTTCCAGCGGAACAAGAATTGTGGGACTCTGAAGGACAG CAGTATAGACTTTTTGCTGTGGTTGCTCACATGGGGACAGCCAGCTACGGACATTACTGCGCTTATATCTGTAATCCTGACGATGGCAGATGGTTCTGCTTTAATGACTCCAATGTCTGCTGGGTGAGGAATCTGGCTTCTTACACTAG GCAACATGGGAAGATATCAAAAGGACTTATGGGAACTATTATTTATATTG GGGAGAAACAGCCTATCTCCTGGTTTACAAGAAGATTGAGAGCCAGTTGGCACCTCCATGACTGTCAGATAACACCAGAGTCCTTTTCTACCTTTAAAATATGTTGCCTTTTAAAAAAGGATTCTTGGCGTCTTTGCTATTTATAA
- the USP18 gene encoding ubl carboxyl-terminal hydrolase 18 isoform X4, which translates to MKKKMEQLRYLCSAGDSHKGPVGLYNIGQTCCLNSLLQVFIMNLNFTKILKNITMPRELEERKRNVPCQLLLLLEKMQDSRLRAVRPVELVSCLQNYNVPLFVPHDAAQLFLTLWNLIQSQIRDSELSERLKTLYTFTIQESLVCLDCNVMSHRDSNMLMLSLPLFDMDSQPLKTLEDSLHCFFQPKKLSDKDKCFCEKCGKITCWQQTLKVGSLPPTLTLHLMRFSAKNFSRTQKVIHPLSFPQSLDFSQVLPAEQELWDSEGQYRLFAVVAHMGTASYGHYCAYICNPDDGRWFCFNDSNVCWATWEDIKRTYGNYYLYWGETAYLLVYKKIESQLAPP; encoded by the exons atgaaaaagaagatggaGCAGCTAAGATACCTCTGCAGTGCTGGAGATAGCCATAAAG GCCCTGTTGGTTTGTACAACATTGGACAGACTTGTTGCCTCAACTCTTTGCTCCAAGTCTTCATTATGAACCTGAATTTCACCAAAATCTTGAAGAA TATCACAATGCCTAGGGAACTGGAGGAGCGGAAGAGAAATGTCCCTTGCCAGCTTCTTCTGCTCTTGGAGAAGATGCAAGACAGCCGGTTGAGAGCAGTACGGCCTGTGGAGCTGGTATCCTGCCTGCAAAACTACAATGTTCCAT TGTTCGTTCCTCATGATGCtgcccaactcttcttgaccctctGGAACTTGATTCAGAGCCAAATTAGAGACTCAGAGCTG TCAGAGAGGCTGAAGACCTTGTATACTTTCACAATACAGGAGTCCCTGGTTTGTCTGGACTGCAATGTGATGAGTCACAGGGATAGCAACATGTTGatgctttctctccctctttttgatATGGACTCACAACCTCTGAAAACCCTG GAGGATTCCCTACATtgttttttccagcccaagaagtTGTCAGACAAAGACAAGTGTTTCTGTGAAAAATGTGGGAAGATAACCTGTTGGCAACAG ACCCTAAAGGTAGGCAGCTTGCCCCCAACGCTGACATTACACCTTATGCGGTTCTCCGCCAAGAATTTCTCAAGGACTCAGAAGGTCATCCACCCGTTAAGTTTTCCCCAAAGCCTGGATTTCAGTCAGGTCCTTCCAGCGGAACAAGAATTGTGGGACTCTGAAGGACAG TATAGACTTTTTGCTGTGGTTGCTCACATGGGGACAGCCAGCTACGGACATTACTGCGCTTATATCTGTAATCCTGACGATGGCAGATGGTTCTGCTTTAATGACTCCAATGTCTGCTGG GCAACATGGGAAGATATCAAAAGGACTTATGGGAACTATTATTTATATTG GGGAGAAACAGCCTATCTCCTGGTTTACAAGAAGATTGAGAGCCAGTTGGCACCTCCATGA
- the USP18 gene encoding ubl carboxyl-terminal hydrolase 18 isoform X2, with product MKKKMEQLRYLCSAGDSHKGPVGLYNIGQTCCLNSLLQVFIMNLNFTKILKNITMPRELEERKRNVPCQLLLLLEKMQDSRLRAVRPVELVSCLQNYNVPLFVPHDAAQLFLTLWNLIQSQIRDSELSERLKTLYTFTIQESLVCLDCNVMSHRDSNMLMLSLPLFDMDSQPLKTLEDSLHCFFQPKKLSDKDKCFCEKCGKITCWQQTLKVGSLPPTLTLHLMRFSAKNFSRTQKVIHPLSFPQSLDFSQVLPAEQELWDSEGQYRLFAVVAHMGTASYGHYCAYICNPDDGRWFCFNDSNVCWVRNLASYTRQHGKISKGLMGTIIYIGEKQPISWFTRRLRASWHLHDCQITPESFSTFKICCLLKKDSWRLCYL from the exons atgaaaaagaagatggaGCAGCTAAGATACCTCTGCAGTGCTGGAGATAGCCATAAAG GCCCTGTTGGTTTGTACAACATTGGACAGACTTGTTGCCTCAACTCTTTGCTCCAAGTCTTCATTATGAACCTGAATTTCACCAAAATCTTGAAGAA TATCACAATGCCTAGGGAACTGGAGGAGCGGAAGAGAAATGTCCCTTGCCAGCTTCTTCTGCTCTTGGAGAAGATGCAAGACAGCCGGTTGAGAGCAGTACGGCCTGTGGAGCTGGTATCCTGCCTGCAAAACTACAATGTTCCAT TGTTCGTTCCTCATGATGCtgcccaactcttcttgaccctctGGAACTTGATTCAGAGCCAAATTAGAGACTCAGAGCTG TCAGAGAGGCTGAAGACCTTGTATACTTTCACAATACAGGAGTCCCTGGTTTGTCTGGACTGCAATGTGATGAGTCACAGGGATAGCAACATGTTGatgctttctctccctctttttgatATGGACTCACAACCTCTGAAAACCCTG GAGGATTCCCTACATtgttttttccagcccaagaagtTGTCAGACAAAGACAAGTGTTTCTGTGAAAAATGTGGGAAGATAACCTGTTGGCAACAG ACCCTAAAGGTAGGCAGCTTGCCCCCAACGCTGACATTACACCTTATGCGGTTCTCCGCCAAGAATTTCTCAAGGACTCAGAAGGTCATCCACCCGTTAAGTTTTCCCCAAAGCCTGGATTTCAGTCAGGTCCTTCCAGCGGAACAAGAATTGTGGGACTCTGAAGGACAG TATAGACTTTTTGCTGTGGTTGCTCACATGGGGACAGCCAGCTACGGACATTACTGCGCTTATATCTGTAATCCTGACGATGGCAGATGGTTCTGCTTTAATGACTCCAATGTCTGCTGGGTGAGGAATCTGGCTTCTTACACTAG GCAACATGGGAAGATATCAAAAGGACTTATGGGAACTATTATTTATATTG GGGAGAAACAGCCTATCTCCTGGTTTACAAGAAGATTGAGAGCCAGTTGGCACCTCCATGACTGTCAGATAACACCAGAGTCCTTTTCTACCTTTAAAATATGTTGCCTTTTAAAAAAGGATTCTTGGCGTCTTTGCTATTTATAA
- the USP18 gene encoding ubl carboxyl-terminal hydrolase 18 isoform X3, which yields MKKKMEQLRYLCSAGDSHKGPVGLYNIGQTCCLNSLLQVFIMNLNFTKILKNITMPRELEERKRNVPCQLLLLLEKMQDSRLRAVRPVELVSCLQNYNVPLFVPHDAAQLFLTLWNLIQSQIRDSELSERLKTLYTFTIQESLVCLDCNVMSHRDSNMLMLSLPLFDMDSQPLKTLEDSLHCFFQPKKLSDKDKCFCEKCGKITCWQQTLKVGSLPPTLTLHLMRFSAKNFSRTQKVIHPLSFPQSLDFSQVLPAEQELWDSEGQQYRLFAVVAHMGTASYGHYCAYICNPDDGRWFCFNDSNVCWATWEDIKRTYGNYYLYWGETAYLLVYKKIESQLAPP from the exons atgaaaaagaagatggaGCAGCTAAGATACCTCTGCAGTGCTGGAGATAGCCATAAAG GCCCTGTTGGTTTGTACAACATTGGACAGACTTGTTGCCTCAACTCTTTGCTCCAAGTCTTCATTATGAACCTGAATTTCACCAAAATCTTGAAGAA TATCACAATGCCTAGGGAACTGGAGGAGCGGAAGAGAAATGTCCCTTGCCAGCTTCTTCTGCTCTTGGAGAAGATGCAAGACAGCCGGTTGAGAGCAGTACGGCCTGTGGAGCTGGTATCCTGCCTGCAAAACTACAATGTTCCAT TGTTCGTTCCTCATGATGCtgcccaactcttcttgaccctctGGAACTTGATTCAGAGCCAAATTAGAGACTCAGAGCTG TCAGAGAGGCTGAAGACCTTGTATACTTTCACAATACAGGAGTCCCTGGTTTGTCTGGACTGCAATGTGATGAGTCACAGGGATAGCAACATGTTGatgctttctctccctctttttgatATGGACTCACAACCTCTGAAAACCCTG GAGGATTCCCTACATtgttttttccagcccaagaagtTGTCAGACAAAGACAAGTGTTTCTGTGAAAAATGTGGGAAGATAACCTGTTGGCAACAG ACCCTAAAGGTAGGCAGCTTGCCCCCAACGCTGACATTACACCTTATGCGGTTCTCCGCCAAGAATTTCTCAAGGACTCAGAAGGTCATCCACCCGTTAAGTTTTCCCCAAAGCCTGGATTTCAGTCAGGTCCTTCCAGCGGAACAAGAATTGTGGGACTCTGAAGGACAG CAGTATAGACTTTTTGCTGTGGTTGCTCACATGGGGACAGCCAGCTACGGACATTACTGCGCTTATATCTGTAATCCTGACGATGGCAGATGGTTCTGCTTTAATGACTCCAATGTCTGCTGG GCAACATGGGAAGATATCAAAAGGACTTATGGGAACTATTATTTATATTG GGGAGAAACAGCCTATCTCCTGGTTTACAAGAAGATTGAGAGCCAGTTGGCACCTCCATGA
- the USP18 gene encoding ubl carboxyl-terminal hydrolase 18 isoform X1 yields MKKKMEQLRYLCSAGDSHKGPVGLYNIGQTCCLNSLLQVFIMNLNFTKILKNITMPRELEERKRNVPCQLLLLLEKMQDSRLRAVRPVELVSCLQNYNVPLFVPHDAAQLFLTLWNLIQSQIRDSELSERLKTLYTFTIQESLVCLDCNVMSHRDSNMLMLSLPLFDMDSQPLKTLEDSLHCFFQPKKLSDKDKCFCEKCGKITCWQQTLKVGSLPPTLTLHLMRFSAKNFSRTQKVIHPLSFPQSLDFSQVLPAEQELWDSEGQQYRLFAVVAHMGTASYGHYCAYICNPDDGRWFCFNDSNVCWVRNLASYTRQHGKISKGLMGTIIYIGEKQPISWFTRRLRASWHLHDCQITPESFSTFKICCLLKKDSWRLCYL; encoded by the exons atgaaaaagaagatggaGCAGCTAAGATACCTCTGCAGTGCTGGAGATAGCCATAAAG GCCCTGTTGGTTTGTACAACATTGGACAGACTTGTTGCCTCAACTCTTTGCTCCAAGTCTTCATTATGAACCTGAATTTCACCAAAATCTTGAAGAA TATCACAATGCCTAGGGAACTGGAGGAGCGGAAGAGAAATGTCCCTTGCCAGCTTCTTCTGCTCTTGGAGAAGATGCAAGACAGCCGGTTGAGAGCAGTACGGCCTGTGGAGCTGGTATCCTGCCTGCAAAACTACAATGTTCCAT TGTTCGTTCCTCATGATGCtgcccaactcttcttgaccctctGGAACTTGATTCAGAGCCAAATTAGAGACTCAGAGCTG TCAGAGAGGCTGAAGACCTTGTATACTTTCACAATACAGGAGTCCCTGGTTTGTCTGGACTGCAATGTGATGAGTCACAGGGATAGCAACATGTTGatgctttctctccctctttttgatATGGACTCACAACCTCTGAAAACCCTG GAGGATTCCCTACATtgttttttccagcccaagaagtTGTCAGACAAAGACAAGTGTTTCTGTGAAAAATGTGGGAAGATAACCTGTTGGCAACAG ACCCTAAAGGTAGGCAGCTTGCCCCCAACGCTGACATTACACCTTATGCGGTTCTCCGCCAAGAATTTCTCAAGGACTCAGAAGGTCATCCACCCGTTAAGTTTTCCCCAAAGCCTGGATTTCAGTCAGGTCCTTCCAGCGGAACAAGAATTGTGGGACTCTGAAGGACAG CAGTATAGACTTTTTGCTGTGGTTGCTCACATGGGGACAGCCAGCTACGGACATTACTGCGCTTATATCTGTAATCCTGACGATGGCAGATGGTTCTGCTTTAATGACTCCAATGTCTGCTGGGTGAGGAATCTGGCTTCTTACACTAG GCAACATGGGAAGATATCAAAAGGACTTATGGGAACTATTATTTATATTG GGGAGAAACAGCCTATCTCCTGGTTTACAAGAAGATTGAGAGCCAGTTGGCACCTCCATGACTGTCAGATAACACCAGAGTCCTTTTCTACCTTTAAAATATGTTGCCTTTTAAAAAAGGATTCTTGGCGTCTTTGCTATTTATAA